A region of Cellulophaga sp. RHA19 DNA encodes the following proteins:
- a CDS encoding TonB-dependent receptor, which translates to MLSICLFISICSTATAQNSFKIKGSVLDANTLKPIEGANITGNNLFAVSSSTGEFIIKNNKKQTSSITISHVGYASETVTINLKNNANKHIKVLLKESSTVLNEVAVTGKTKRRKAKESPIVTHTVSKEFLDKNRENSLMQTLSKIPGVSTINIGSGQSKPVIRGLGFNRVAVVQNGIKHEAQQWGNDHGLEIDQQGIENIQIIKGPASLLFGSDAIAGVVNIQPNKIPLQNSFNGDLNILGESNNDLLGVSVGLTSRKEKWFYRTRLTYRDYGDYKVPTSKINYENYIFELHKNNLRNTAGKEANASVSIGYVADNIKTETLFSNVNAKNGFFANAHGLEVRTSKIDYDTSNRDIDLPYHKVNHFRVSNNTTVNTGEHILHFDLGFQNNKREEHSEPIPHGYMPKPPNTKERVFTKNTYTLNARDAFNIHNKHHMVMGVNMELQNNTIGGWGFLIPEYNRFTVGAFGYDQFKINSNLHLLAGARYDYGIIDTKAYYDWFPSTVKNNDGSTSQEYLQRSKNKSLNFNNLSASVGLSYINNNTTYKINLGKSFRMPLANELASDGVNYHMYRFEKGNLDLKPEVAYQLDLDINHTKKQFSLGISPFINLFENYIYLNPTSNYFETLQIYEYTQSKVFRFGGEFNASTTVIKNVTLSASAEYVYSRQTSGLKKDFTLPFSPPLSGLFSASYQFKDFSFFKRPLISVDYKITAAQEEIVPPEQTTDGYNVLHMSFTSKMNIFKNSAPVDLRLKLNNVFNTKYYNHTSFYRLIDVPEAGRNISVSLTIPFK; encoded by the coding sequence ATGCTGAGTATATGCTTATTTATTAGCATATGTTCTACTGCAACAGCGCAAAATTCTTTTAAGATAAAAGGATCTGTGCTAGATGCCAATACCTTAAAACCTATAGAAGGTGCTAATATTACGGGTAATAATTTATTTGCCGTTTCTTCTTCTACAGGAGAGTTTATTATTAAAAACAACAAAAAACAAACTAGTTCTATTACTATATCTCACGTAGGTTATGCTTCAGAAACTGTTACTATTAATTTAAAAAATAATGCTAACAAACACATTAAAGTACTTTTAAAAGAGTCTTCTACCGTTTTAAATGAAGTAGCAGTTACAGGAAAAACTAAACGTAGAAAAGCAAAAGAATCTCCAATAGTTACACATACAGTTAGCAAAGAATTTCTAGATAAAAACAGAGAAAACAGTCTTATGCAGACTTTAAGTAAAATACCTGGTGTTAGTACTATAAATATTGGTTCTGGACAAAGTAAACCCGTTATAAGAGGGCTTGGTTTTAATAGAGTTGCTGTGGTGCAAAACGGTATTAAACACGAGGCTCAACAATGGGGTAACGATCACGGACTTGAAATAGACCAACAAGGAATTGAAAACATACAAATTATAAAAGGTCCGGCTTCATTACTTTTTGGGTCAGATGCTATTGCAGGCGTTGTTAATATTCAACCAAATAAAATACCATTACAAAACTCTTTTAATGGCGACCTAAATATTCTTGGAGAAAGTAATAACGACTTACTTGGTGTATCTGTAGGCTTAACATCTAGAAAAGAAAAATGGTTTTATCGTACAAGATTAACATATAGAGATTATGGTGACTACAAAGTACCTACATCTAAAATTAATTATGAAAATTACATTTTTGAGCTTCATAAAAATAATTTAAGAAACACTGCTGGTAAAGAGGCCAATGCCAGTGTTAGTATTGGTTACGTTGCAGATAATATAAAAACAGAAACACTATTTAGCAATGTAAATGCTAAAAACGGATTTTTTGCAAATGCACATGGTTTAGAGGTTAGAACATCTAAAATAGATTATGATACCTCTAACAGAGATATAGATTTACCCTACCACAAAGTAAATCATTTTAGAGTTAGCAATAACACTACTGTAAACACAGGTGAACATATTTTACATTTTGATTTAGGTTTTCAGAACAACAAAAGAGAAGAACACTCAGAACCTATTCCGCATGGGTATATGCCCAAGCCACCAAATACTAAAGAACGTGTTTTTACTAAAAATACCTACACTTTAAATGCCAGAGATGCATTTAACATTCATAACAAACACCATATGGTAATGGGTGTAAATATGGAACTGCAAAACAACACTATTGGTGGTTGGGGATTTTTAATTCCTGAATATAATCGTTTTACTGTTGGTGCTTTTGGGTATGATCAGTTTAAAATTAACTCTAATTTACACCTACTAGCTGGTGCACGTTATGACTATGGTATTATAGACACTAAAGCGTATTATGATTGGTTTCCTTCTACTGTAAAAAACAATGATGGCTCTACCTCCCAAGAATATTTACAACGCTCTAAAAACAAAAGTTTAAACTTTAATAACTTAAGTGCTTCTGTTGGTCTTAGCTATATTAACAACAATACAACTTACAAAATAAACCTTGGTAAAAGCTTTAGGATGCCACTAGCTAACGAGTTGGCATCAGACGGTGTTAATTATCATATGTATAGGTTTGAGAAAGGAAATTTAGACTTAAAACCAGAGGTAGCTTATCAACTAGACTTAGATATAAATCACACTAAAAAACAGTTTAGTTTAGGCATTAGCCCTTTTATTAATTTATTTGAGAACTACATATACTTAAATCCAACCTCAAATTATTTTGAAACATTACAAATTTACGAATACACACAAAGCAAAGTTTTTAGGTTTGGCGGAGAATTTAATGCAAGTACCACAGTTATAAAAAATGTAACACTAAGCGCATCTGCAGAATATGTGTACTCTAGGCAAACTAGTGGGTTAAAAAAAGATTTTACACTCCCTTTTTCACCTCCATTATCTGGTCTATTTTCTGCCTCTTATCAATTTAAAGATTTTTCATTTTTTAAAAGACCTCTAATCTCTGTAGATTATAAAATTACTGCAGCACAAGAAGAAATTGTACCTCCAGAGCAGACTACAGACGGTTACAATGTGCTGCATATGTCGTTTACATCAAAAATGAACATTTTTAAAAACAGTGCTCCAGTAGATTTAAGACTAAAATTAAATAACGTATTCAATACCAAATATTACAATCACACTAGTTTTTATAGGCTGATAGATGTTCCTGAAGCTGGTAGAAACATTTCGGTGTCATTAACAATTCCATTTAAATAA